In Nitrospirota bacterium, the DNA window GCAGCGACCCTTTTTGAAAAGGCCCTGAAGATAAATCCGGCATATACTGAGGCCGCCCTTAATCTATCTATCGTCTATAATGAACTTGGACGACATGAGAATGCCTATAAGATATTTAATACTGCCGTAAAAACTGTATATAAAACCAGAAAGGTTAAAGACCCTTACATTGACGGGAAACTGGCAAATGAACACGCAAGACTGGGAGAACAGTATTATTTTCTCGGCAGGTTTAAAGAGGCAATATCAGAATACAGGAAGGCACTTAAGTTATGTCCTAACTATCCTGACATAATTACTCAACTTGGACTTGCGTACAGGGAAAATGGCGACCTTGAATCTGCAGCAGATATTTTCATTAAGGCACAGAATGCGGGTCCAAAGTATGTGCCGGCCTTCCTGCACCTCGGTATTACTTATTACATGAAGGGGTTTGTTGATATGGCAATACGGGAATGGAAGCGGGCACTGACTATTGACCCTGAAAATCACGACGCCAGAATATACCTGTCATTTGTATCAAATGCAGAACTCTAAATAGGGCTTATGTTACTAAAGGTAGAAAAACTCAGGACTCAATTTTTTACTTCAGAAGGTGTCCTTCCTGCTGTTGATAATGTCAGCTTCAGCGTAGACAAAGGGAAGATACTTGGGATAGTCGGTGAATCCGGTTGTGGTAAGAGTGTTACAGGTCTCAGTATTATGCGGCTTGTCCCTCCTCCGGGGAAGATAGTTTCAGGCGGCATATCCTTTGATGGACAGGACATCTTAAAATTAAGCAATGAAGAGATAAGGAATCTGCGGGGAAACCGTATTACAATGGTTTTTCAGGACCCGATGACCTCCTTAAATCCTGTGTTTACGATTGGGAACCAGATTGCAGAGATACTGAGGACTCATAAGGGATTCAATCGAAGAAGGGCGATGGAAGAGGCAGCAACATTGCTTCAGCGTGTCGGTATACCTGATTCTGATAGAAGAGTAAGAGAATACCCGCACCAGATGAGCGGTGGGATGAGGCAGAGGGTGATGATTGCAATGGCCGTTGCCTGTGACCCTGCCCTGATAATTGCTGATGAACCGACTACAGCACTGGATGTAACTATACAGGCACAGATACTGAGGCTTCTGAAAAACCTTGTTGAGTCACTCCACACAGCCCTTATCCTGATATCCCATGATTTAGGGGTAATAGCGGAGACAGCAGACGATGTAGCTGTAATGTATGCAGGTAAGATTGTTGAATATGCAGCAACTA includes these proteins:
- a CDS encoding tetratricopeptide repeat protein yields the protein MTPEQQDLYEEGRVFFEQGDFDSASRCFSEIVKDGPDRYADVYNKLGIIYQRKGLSQKAATLFEKALKINPAYTEAALNLSIVYNELGRHENAYKIFNTAVKTVYKTRKVKDPYIDGKLANEHARLGEQYYFLGRFKEAISEYRKALKLCPNYPDIITQLGLAYRENGDLESAADIFIKAQNAGPKYVPAFLHLGITYYMKGFVDMAIREWKRALTIDPENHDARIYLSFVSNAEL
- a CDS encoding ABC transporter ATP-binding protein gives rise to the protein MLLKVEKLRTQFFTSEGVLPAVDNVSFSVDKGKILGIVGESGCGKSVTGLSIMRLVPPPGKIVSGGISFDGQDILKLSNEEIRNLRGNRITMVFQDPMTSLNPVFTIGNQIAEILRTHKGFNRRRAMEEAATLLQRVGIPDSDRRVREYPHQMSGGMRQRVMIAMAVACDPALIIADEPTTALDVTIQAQILRLLKNLVESLHTALILISHDLGVIAETADDVAVMYAGKIVEYAATNALFKEPLHPYTIGLLESIPQPGDVRGQKLRAINGFVPRLTELPEGCKFSPRCKYVIDKCRSKEPELIDAGGGHFVRCWEYKTVSGKQ